One window of Melospiza georgiana isolate bMelGeo1 chromosome 11, bMelGeo1.pri, whole genome shotgun sequence genomic DNA carries:
- the LOC131088209 gene encoding probable G-protein coupled receptor: protein MPSWTGSNTTDSLELLSIPEHSIGQEVVGLFCMILLTLTALVANIVVLVIILKTPLFRKFIFVCHLCVVNLLSAIFLMPLGIISSSSYFNWVIYSIAECKAVIFLNICFISASILTICIISVERYYYIIHPLRYEVKMTIRLAVAGVVFIWVKSVLITVLALVAWPHGNGATSASRCTVYWSPGAHKKVFVILFSITCFILPTIIILAVYSSIYRVARTASLQQAPVPAQAVAPRHRCDSIASQVTILTAWILMLPRLIPDRLLGSNKAILTLVLIVGQFLCCWLPFFAFHLHSSVPLVTVGGGHGEMVVTWIAYSSFAVNPFFYGLLNRQIREELARLRRSCLNHPLGQELCLTISEASVQENFLQFLQRATCTLEMHTSCISPSPRNRLDQTTTSFPTPSQVPGEESS from the coding sequence ATGCCGAGCTGGACGGGGTCAAACACCACGGACAGCCtagagctgctctccatccccgAGCACTCCATTGGCCAGGAGGTGGTGGGCCTCTTCTGCATGATCCTGCTCACCCTCACCGCCCTGGTGGCCAACATCGTGGTTTTGGTCATCATCCTCAAAACGCCCCTTTTCAGGAAGTTCATCTTTGTCTGCCACCTCTGTGTGGTCAATCTCCTCTCAGCCATTTTCCTCATGCCCCTGGGGAtcatctccagctcctcctaTTTCAACTGGGTTATCTACAGCATTGCTGAGTGCAAGGCCGTGATATTCCTGAACATCTGCTTCATCAGTGCCTCCATTCTCACCATCTGCATCATCAGCGTGGAGCGGTACTACTACATCATCCACCCCCTGAGGTATGAGGTCAAGATGACCATCAGGCTGGCGGTGGCTGGAGTGGTTTTCATTTGGGTCAAGTCTGTTCTCATCACTGTCTTGGCACTAGTGGCATGGCCTCATGGCAACGGGGCCACCAGTGCCAGCCGCTGCACGGTGTACTGGAGCCCCGGGGCCCACAAGAAGGTTTTTGTGATCCTCTTCAGCATCACCTGCTTTATTCTGCCCACCATCATTATCCTCGCCGTCTACTCCAGCATCTACCGCGTGGCCCGGACTGCGTCCCTGCAGCAGGCACCcgtgccagcacaggcagtggCACCCAGACACCGATGTGACTCCATCGCCAGCCAGGTGACCATCCTCACTGCCTGGATCCTGATGCTGCCCAGGCTGATCCCAGATCGCCTGCTGGGAAGCAACAAGGCCATCCTCACCTTGGTGCTCATTGTGGGACAGTTcttgtgctgctggctgcctttcTTTGCTTTCCACTTGCACTCCTCTGTCCCTCTTGTCACTGTGGGTGGTGGGCACGGGGAGATGGTGGTCACCTGGATTGCCTACTCCTCCTTTGCTGTTAATCCTTTCTTCTACGGGTTGCTGAACCGCCAAATCCGCGAGGAGCTGGCCCGGCTGCGGCGCAGCTGTCTCAACCATCCACTTGGTCAGGAGCTCTGTCTTACCATCTCAGAGGCTTCTGTGCAGGAAAACTTCTTGCAGTTCCTCCAGAGAGCAACTTGCACACTGGAGATGCACACCAGCTGcatcagccccagccccaggaacaGGCTGGACCAGACCACAACAAGCTTCCCCACCCCAAGTCAAGTTCCTGGGGAAGAGAGCAGCTGA